From one Triticum urartu cultivar G1812 chromosome 3, Tu2.1, whole genome shotgun sequence genomic stretch:
- the LOC125549099 gene encoding short-chain dehydrogenase TIC 32, chloroplastic-like isoform X1 translates to MAMAAARSTPSLISSLPPPPPHPAAARPATTSFLERPAATPIASRSWTTARWRGSRRQRRVMAGASSGIGAETARGAHVVMAVRNLAAAEAVRQAVLAETPDASVEVMELDLSSLAFVRKFAPTSPPVASRSTSSFRGCQDEVQVQAHRDFLGPFIQLQVQVKCESMSEAVKHISKE, encoded by the exons ATGGCCATGGCGGCGGCCAGATCCACCCCCTCCCTCATCTCCTCGctgccgccacctcctcctcatCCTGCAGCGGCGCGTCCCGCCACCACCTCCTTCCTCGAGCGTCCCGCAGCGACGCCCATCGCGTCTCGGAGCTGGACGACGGCGCGGTGGAGAGGGAGCCGGCGGCAGCGTCGCGTGATGGCAG GTGCGTCGAGCGGGATCGGCGCGGAGACGGCGCGTGGTGCCCACGTCGTCATGGCCGTCCGCAACCTCGCCGCTGCAGAGGCCGTTCGCCAGGCCGTCCTCGCCGAGACCCCCGACGCGAGCGTGGAAGTAATGGAGCTGGACCTCTCCTCGTTGGCATTTGTCCGCAAGTTCGCGCCGACTTCGCCGCCAGTGGCCTCTCGCTCAACATCCTCAT TCAGGGGTTGTCAAGACGAGGTTCAGGTTCAGGCCCATCGCGATTTCTTGGGACCATTCATTCAGCTTCAGGTTCAG GTGAAGTGCGAATCCATGTCCGAAGCTGTGAAGCATATCAGCAAAGAGTAG
- the LOC125549099 gene encoding short-chain dehydrogenase TIC 32, chloroplastic-like isoform X2 → MAMAAARSTPSLISSLPPPPPHPAAARPATTSFLERPAATPIASRSWTTARWRGSRRQRRVMAGASSGIGAETARGAHVVMAVRNLAAAEAVRQAVLAETPDASVEVMELDLSSLAFVRKFAPTSPPVASRSTSSFRGCQDEVQVQAHRDFLGPFIQLQVKCESMSEAVKHISKE, encoded by the exons ATGGCCATGGCGGCGGCCAGATCCACCCCCTCCCTCATCTCCTCGctgccgccacctcctcctcatCCTGCAGCGGCGCGTCCCGCCACCACCTCCTTCCTCGAGCGTCCCGCAGCGACGCCCATCGCGTCTCGGAGCTGGACGACGGCGCGGTGGAGAGGGAGCCGGCGGCAGCGTCGCGTGATGGCAG GTGCGTCGAGCGGGATCGGCGCGGAGACGGCGCGTGGTGCCCACGTCGTCATGGCCGTCCGCAACCTCGCCGCTGCAGAGGCCGTTCGCCAGGCCGTCCTCGCCGAGACCCCCGACGCGAGCGTGGAAGTAATGGAGCTGGACCTCTCCTCGTTGGCATTTGTCCGCAAGTTCGCGCCGACTTCGCCGCCAGTGGCCTCTCGCTCAACATCCTCAT TCAGGGGTTGTCAAGACGAGGTTCAGGTTCAGGCCCATCGCGATTTCTTGGGACCATTCATTCAGCTTCAG GTGAAGTGCGAATCCATGTCCGAAGCTGTGAAGCATATCAGCAAAGAGTAG
- the LOC125549099 gene encoding WW domain-containing oxidoreductase-like isoform X3, translating to MAMAAARSTPSLISSLPPPPPHPAAARPATTSFLERPAATPIASRSWTTARWRGSRRQRRVMAGASSGIGAETARGAHVVMAVRNLAAAEAVRQAVLAETPDASVEVMELDLSSLAFVRKFAPTSPPVASRSTSSCEVRIHVRSCEAYQQRVAYYVL from the exons ATGGCCATGGCGGCGGCCAGATCCACCCCCTCCCTCATCTCCTCGctgccgccacctcctcctcatCCTGCAGCGGCGCGTCCCGCCACCACCTCCTTCCTCGAGCGTCCCGCAGCGACGCCCATCGCGTCTCGGAGCTGGACGACGGCGCGGTGGAGAGGGAGCCGGCGGCAGCGTCGCGTGATGGCAG GTGCGTCGAGCGGGATCGGCGCGGAGACGGCGCGTGGTGCCCACGTCGTCATGGCCGTCCGCAACCTCGCCGCTGCAGAGGCCGTTCGCCAGGCCGTCCTCGCCGAGACCCCCGACGCGAGCGTGGAAGTAATGGAGCTGGACCTCTCCTCGTTGGCATTTGTCCGCAAGTTCGCGCCGACTTCGCCGCCAGTGGCCTCTCGCTCAACATCCTCAT GTGAAGTGCGAATCCATGTCCGAAGCTGTGAAGCATATCAGCAAAGAGTAGCATATTATGTGTTGTAG